A section of the Ogataea parapolymorpha DL-1 chromosome II, whole genome shotgun sequence genome encodes:
- a CDS encoding Nicotinate-nucleotide pyrophosphorylase [carboxylating] has protein sequence MTTYRNPNPKFEHLLPLSTKWKQQIAEWLQEDIPSFDYGGYVVGNNVQTATLFCKGDGILCGVPFANEVYHQCGLSYEWHVDEGTFLRPSETDSGKIKACTVRGQVKNILIAERLSLNIICRLSGIATQSHITIKKAREAGYTGIIAGTRKTTPGLRLLEKYAMLVGGVDTHRYDLSSMVMLKDNHIWATGSIRQAIKNAKTVAGFSTKIEVEVQNEMEAEEAIDAGADIIMLDNFNGPELQAVSQSLKKKWSGKRQFLLECSGGLTLENISQFLSNDIDIYSTSSVHQGCAIVDYSLKLDQTN, from the coding sequence ATGACAACGTATAGAAATCCAAATCCTAAATTTGAGCACTTGCTTCCGTTATCCACGAAATGGAAACAACAGATTGCTGAGTGGTTACAAGAAGACATTCCTTCTTTTGACTACGGTGGATATGTGGTCGGAAATAACGTTCAGACCGCAACCCTCTTCTGTAAAGGAGACGGAATTCTTTGCGGAGTTCCTTTTGCGAATGAGGTATATCATCAATGCGGACTTAGTTATGAGTGGCATGTAGATGAAGGAACATTCTTGAGACCCTCAGAAACTGATAGTGGGAAGATAAAAGCGTGTACAGTTAGAGGGCAAGTTAAAAATATCTTGATTGCAGAGCGGCTGTCTCTCAATATCATTTGCAGGTTAAGTGGCATCGCTACTCAGTCACACATCACTATCAAAAAAGCAAGAGAAGCTGGTTATACAGGAATCATTGCGGGGACCAGGAAAACTACACCAGGACTTAGACTGCTTGAGAAATATGCCATGCTTGTAGGAGGTGTGGACACTCACAGGTATGATTTATCATCTATGGTGATGCTCAAGGACAATCATATTTGGGCAACAGGGTCGATCAGACAGGCTATTAAAAATGCAAAGACCGTGGCTGGCTTTAGTACTAAAATAGAAGTCGAAGTTCAGAACGAAAtggaagcagaagaagccATTGATGCAGGAGCTGACATAATCATGCTGGATAATTTCAATGGACCTGAGCTTCAAGCTGTCTCTCAAtctctgaagaaaaagtgGTCAGGTAAACGCCAGTTCTTGCTTGAGTGTAGCGGAGGGTTGACTTTAGAAAACATATCTCAATTCTTGAGCAATGACATCGATATTTACTCTACATCTTCCGTGCATCAAGGATGTGCGATCGTTGATTATAGTTTGAAGCTTGATCAAACTAACTAA
- a CDS encoding Protein STU1, whose amino-acid sequence MSNITGDALFRAVTSNDDKLASQLILEFKAHIKRDLVNLSYVPKYFETLVLAYNKPSLTTNSFSTICHLVKRVSIQDSKVLKLVDFQVVPFLIDRLNDEKPSLKNTAKKAMLTYWQSVPNEFEMSLKSYGMHHFDSSVRHEVLKMLCEIVDNTPGFSFKTFLPETVMLLDDKSHEVSSAALELLVLVFKIVNPNNRTAKSDLVNQLMKSRISRSQSIRVLNHIDESLVAEYIKLMNQTSFVSAGPIKVTTTTISNQKNTSSKSGSDIKAHDRPKAKVAVNNHLLRMHTSSMQLRTAFKENSHKEAPRDVFDKNDQNILHSETEPTISELVNEVPLYSIQDSLKPMDFSGEEQLSEKLNSLTAPFQGRETEFNWALREQAIVQLRCIIRGNAITDYQELTAQFLKMEKDCICKAVSSLRTTLSSHGCQLCKELGIYFGSYLDNGVVDSLVMSLIKLTSSRKTISQQNANAGIIGLLINTSYSQRLVNQITVAAQDKNAQPRAYAGTWLHILLVKYRDNKSIVDNAGFLEPVEKIIAKGVGDPSPAVRDSMRAAFWCLNTIFPSICTRIVSRLDSSTLRALEKARPKPNHQVSNQTSIQRANSRPSMKELIISKQKEAHHSSMKRTGSESKTVARKKSSDILDEGLSEKRISSLNRVVSSGSGNQDHAPYNEKEKEDAEKKEDHTGTFTLNIPVDKIRRHTEIYDLDSESEKKERHIYNLLSSDEREDQVEGLKKLIYGENTNSSSKFIYLANRLSVINPSAFFDYCKHPDSFKKLCYILEPENLLRIICCYNVNHTLYSENLTAMAEVLQQSELVSALNVVLDLCIDASNCDDINLSMQFVKNRVGFLDTCYSVVDYLLRQSQVKLNSREIKMLLRRLFKSWEVVHMEPTKLISILRAAFEIYESDFIQCFNEHDDRVLKTDLKDKMPFEFQKRFGSPSSSFHESLGLAEIEEPIADGLTMVVGNNFDRSNDVKSDMTMIMPNFKSHINPKHHSEPDNPFVETVNNQALDFKPNYDISQVFQDQNERVRDSNGPESLDEKMETDRLQVMSDTTPDLNQLTISDNRNDSCAEEKQGDMKALNLPSKASKELLSALVSADPISQMTGLAKVEIYDDSNHLFRQMDSWTEFEAYKISKTPYDVSKSETLLEKLLGQTITNAELYEFASLLSHENVYELKVVQQAALDYVASSPSPDHIYACLLILRTCILNNNWFQIREVFHKLIGIYSECESVADSDELFLAVSETLDLIPFLELYVEALQDRNSNSVAVQVLLLDNLRKHISPAKLHSELVFKLDLIFYKYLHSQHTAIRRSAIMLYAILQNLKDHALLGQSITELVNDLILKKLNDSQLKLVKQYTAGA is encoded by the coding sequence ATGTCAAATATCACTGGTGACGCTTTGTTCCGTGCAGTCACATCCAACGATGATAAGCTAGCATCACAGCTAATATTGGAATTTAAAGCTCACATCAAAAGAGATCTAGTTAATTTGTCTTACGTACCAAAATACTTTGAAACACTAGTATTGGCATACAACAAACCAAGCCTGACTACCAATTCATTTTCAACCATTTGTCATTTGGTAAAACGTGTGAGTATTCAAGATTCAAAGGTGCTAAAGCTTGTGGACTTTCAGGTCGTGCCCTTTCTTATAGATCGCCTCAATGATGAAAAGCCATCACTCAAAAATACAGCCAAGAAAGCCATGTTGACTTACTGGCAATCTGTGCCGAATGAGTTTGAAATGAGTTTGAAATCGTATGGTATGCATCATTTTGATTCATCAGTGAGACACGAAGTGTTAAAAATGCTTTGCGAAATTGTCGACAACACACCAGGATTCAGTTTCAAGACTTTCCTTCCGGAAACAGTAATGCTCCTAGATGACAAAAGCCACGAAGTCTCTAGTGCTGCATTAGAGCTATTAGTATTGGTGTTTAAAATTGTTAACCCTAACAATAGAACTGCAAAAAGCGACTTGGTTAATCAATTAATGAAATCTAGGATATCTCGATCTCAGTCAATCAGAGTATTAAATCATATTGATGAAAGCTTGGTGGCAGAATACATCAAATTAATGAATCAGACATCTTTTGTTAGCGCGGGACCTATAAAAGTTACCACAACAACCATCTCAAACCAGAAAAATACCAGCTCCAAATCTGGTTCCGATATCAAAGCTCATGATCGACCAAAGGCAAAGGTAGCAGTGAACAATCATTTACTTAGGATGCATACCTCCAGCATGCAATTACGAACAGCATTCAAAGAGAATTCACATAAAGAAGCTCCAAGAGATGTATTCGATAAAAACGATCAAAATATACTGCATTCAGAAACTGAGCCAACGATTTCAGAACTCGTGAATGAGGTACCTCTCTATTCTATACAAGACTCACTAAAACCCATGGATTTCAGTGGAGAAGAGCAACTGTCAGAAAAACTTAACTCTCTAACAGCACCTTTTCAAGGCAGAGAAACCGAGTTCAACTGGGCTCTTAGAGAGCAGGCAATTGTTCAGCTACGATGTATAATAAGAGGGAATGCAATTACGGACTATCAGGAGCTGACCGCACAATTCTTGAAGATGGAGAAAGACTGTATATGCAAAGCTGTGTCCTCCCTGCGCACTACCCTTTCTAGTCATGGATGTCAGTTATGCAAAGAACTGGGCATCTACTTTGGCTCCTATCTCGACAACGGCGTGGTGGATTCATTGGTTATGTCATTAATCAAACTCACGTCATCTCGCAAAACAATTTCACAACAGAACGCGAATGCAGGCATCATAGGTCTACTCATAAACACTAGCTACAGCCAGAGATTAGTAAATCAAATAACGGTTGCGGCTCAGGATAAAAATGCACAGCCCAGGGCTTACGCAGGAACATGGCTTCATATTTTACTAGTGAAGTACAGAGATAACAAATCCATTGTCGATAACGCGGGATTTTTGGAGCctgttgaaaaaatcattgCGAAAGGCGTTGGAGACCCTTCGCCTGCCGTTCGAGATTCGATGAGAGCTGCATTCTGGTGTTTGAATACTATATTCCCTTCAATATGCACTCGTATAGTGAGTCGACTAgactccagcaccttgagagctttggaaaaagCTAGACCAAAGCCAAACCATCAAGTCTCAAATCAGACGTCCATACAAAGGGCGAACAGTCGGCCATCAATGAAAGAACTTATTATCTCAAAGCAAAAAGAGGCACATCATTCGAGTATGAAGAGAACAGGGAGTGAATCAAAGACGGTAGCTCGCAAAAAAAGTTCAGATATTCTTGATGAAGGCctttctgaaaaaagaaTCAGTTCTCTAAATAGGGTTGTTTCATCAGGATCGGGGAACCAGGATCATGCCCCGTACaatgaaaaagaaaaagaagatgctgaaaagaaagaggacCATACGGGGACATTCACTCTCAATATACCTGTTGATAAAATTCGAAGGCATACGGAAATATATGACCTTGATTCTGAaagcgaaaaaaaagagcGCCATATATATAACCTTCTCTCTTCCGATGAGAGGGAAGATCAAGTGGAGGGActcaaaaaattgatatACGGGGAGAACACCAATTCATCGAGTAAATTCATCTATCTTGCTAACCGATTATCGGTCATAAACCCGTCCGCATTTTTTGATTATTGCAAGCATCCTGATTCATTCAAAAAACTGTGCTACATTTTAGAACCCGAGAACCTGCTTCGCATAATTTGCTGCTACAATGTGAATCATACACTTTATAGTGAAAACCTGACAGCAATGGCAGAAGTATTACAACAAAGTGAGTTGGTTAGTGCACTCAATGTTGTTCTGGACCTTTGTATTGATGCCTCCAATTGTGATGATATCAACTTGTCGATGCAGTTCGTGAAAAACCGAGTAGGATTTCTGGACACCTGTTATTCGGTGGTTGATTACTTGTTGAGGCAAAGTCAGGTCAAGCTGAATTCACGTGAAATAAAAATGCTGTTGAGACGATTATTCAAAAGCTGGGAAGTTGTTCACATGGAACCCACGAAATTGATCTCAATTTTAAGAGCGGCTTTTGAAATCTATGAATCTGACTTTATTCAATGCTTCAACGAACATGATGACAGGGTTTTGAAAACAGATTTGAAAGACAAGATGCCCTTCGAATTTCAGAAACGCTTTGGGTCGCCATCATCTTCATTCCACGAGAGTCTCGGCTTGGCAGAAATAGAGGAGCCCATTGCTGATGGACTCACTATGGTTGTTGGAAATAATTTTGATCGTTCAAACGATGTGAAGTCCGATATGACAATGATTATGCCAAATTTCAAGAGCCATATAAACCCAAAACATCATTCAGAACCAGATAATCCTTTTGTTGAAACCGTTAACAATCAAGCTCTTGATTTCAAACCCAATTACGATATATCCCAGGTATTTCAGGACCAAAACGAACGAGTTCGGGATTCAAATGGTCCTGAATCGTTAGATGAAAAGATGGAAACTGATAGATTGCAAGTTATGTCCGACACCACACCAGATCTTAATCAATTGACCATATCAGACAACAGGAATGACAGTTGTGCGGAGGAGAAACAAGGGGATATGAAAGCGCTCAATTTGCCATCCAAGGCTTCCAAAGAGTTACTTTCCGCTTTGGTGTCGGCCGATCCTATTTCCCAAATGACTGGCTTGGCCAAAGTTGAGATATATGACGACAGTAATCACTTGTTCCGGCAAATGGACTCATGGACCGAGTTTGAGGCCTACAAAATTTCTAAGACACCTTATGATGTCTCAAAATCGGAGACACTTTTAGAAAAGCTTTTGGGGCAGACTATTACAAATGCAGAACTTTATGAGTTTGCGTCTTTGTTAAGTCATGAGAATGTTTATGAGCTCAAAGTTGTGCAACAGGCAGCTCTGGATTATGTTGCTTCTAGCCCATCTCCCGATCACATATATGCATGCCTTTTGATCCTGCGAACTTGCATTCTGAATAACAACTGGTTTCAAATACGTGAGGTTTTCCATAAATTGATTGGTATTTACTCTGAATGCGAAAGTGTGGCTGATTCTGATGAATTGTTTTTAGCTGTTTCGGAAACTTTAGATCTGATTCCTTTCTTGGAACTGTATGTGGAAGCACTTCAAGACAGGAATTCGAATAGTGTCGCAGTTCAAGTCCTCCTACTAGATAACCTTCGAAAACACATCTCTCCTGCTAAATTGCACTCAGAGCTTGTCTTCAAACTGGACTTGATCTTCTACAAATATCTACACTCACAACATACAGCAATTAGGAGATCAGCTATAATGCTTTATGCAATCCTCCAGAATTTGAAAGATCACGCGCTCTTGGGTCAGTCGATTACAGAGCTTGTCAATGACCTTATTTTAAAGAAACTCAATGACTCACAGCTTAAGCTAGTCAAACAGTATACGGCTGGAGCTTGA
- a CDS encoding GDP-mannose transporter — MSEKKEDPPVATIQPPPQSSSLLSQLANSGPVSIFAYCASSILMTVTNKYVVSGDFNLNFFLLAVQSIVCLITISILKFLGIITYREFNYIEAKKWSPIAFLLVGMIYTSSKALQFLTIPVYTIFKNLTIILIAYGEVLWFGGSVTSMALGSFILMVLSSVVACYGDKDSSTGNMVFGVGYFWMFLNCFSSATFVLCMRKRIKLTNFKDFDTMFYNNLLSIPILLIASFVLEDWSPENVAVNFPEANRNSVIFAMIFSGASSVGISYCSGWCIRVTSSTTYSMVGALNKLPIALSGLIFFDAPINFFSISSIFIGFVAGIVYAVAKQQQQKEKNQQLPK, encoded by the coding sequence ATGTCtgagaaaaaagaggaCCCTCCAGTCGCCACTATCCAGCCACCACCACAAAGCAGCTCGCTTTTGAGCCAGCTAGCCAACTCTGGCCCAGTCTCTATATTTGCTTATTGCGCATCTTCTATTTTGATGACTGTTACTAATAAATACGTTGTTTCTGGTGATTTCAATCTgaacttttttttattaGCCGTTCAATCTATTGTTTGTCTGATCACCATCTCTATACTGAAGTTCCTTGGGATCATCACCTACAGAGAATTCAATTATATTGAGGCGAAAAAGTGGTCACCAATTGCTTTTCTTTTGGTTGGAATGATTTACACATCCTCCAAGGCTTTACAATTTTTAACGATCCCAGTCTACActattttcaaaaatttgACTATCATTTTGATTGCATATGGTGAAGTTTTATGGTTTGGTGGTTCAGTGACTTCCATGGCTTTGGGATCTTTCATTTTGATGGTTCTTTCTTCTGTTGTTGCATGCTACGGTGACAAGGATAGTTCTACTGGAAATATGGTCTTTGGTGTTGGATATTTCTGGATGTTCCTCAActgtttttcatcagctACTTTCGTGCTTTGCATGAGGAAGAGAATCAAGCTGACCAATTTCAAGGATTTTGACACCATGTTCTACAACAATCTACTATCCATTCCGATTTTGTTGATTGCttcttttgttttggaagacTGGTCTCCCGAAAATGTGGCTGTCAACTTTCCTGAAGCCAATAGAAACTCAGTTATTTTTGCTATGATTTTCTCTGGTGCTTCCTCTGTTGGAATTTCCTACTGTTCGGGCTGGTGTATCAGAGTGACATCATCGACTACTTATTCAATGGTTGGAGCGTTGAACAAGTTGCCGATTGCATTGAGCGGACTGATCTTCTTTGATGCTCCTATCAActttttctcaatttcctcCATTTTTATTGGCTTTGTTGCAGGCATTGTTTACGCTGTTGcaaaacaacaacaacaaaaagagaaaaaccAACAGCTACCTAAATAA
- a CDS encoding RNA polymerase III subunit C11, with translation MLTFCPHCSNMLVVARSEISGSNSFTCPTCPYEFPIDGILVYERKELPRKQVDDVLGGEGAWDNVDQTVTQCPVESCGFDKAYFFQLQIRSADEPMTTFYKCCKCGHRWREN, from the coding sequence ATGCTCACCTTTTGTCCACATTGCTCAAATATGCTAGTCGTAGCGCGATCGGAGATCAGTGGTAGTAACAGTTTTACCTGTCCCACTTGTCCCTATGAGTTTCCAATTGATGGCATTCTAGTATATGAGAGAAAGGAACTGCCGAGAAAACAAGTCGATGACGTTCTGGGAGGGGAAGGCGCATGGGACAATGTTGATCAAACTGTCACGCAATGTCCGGTTGAAAGCTGTGGCTTCGACAAAGCCtactttttccagctccaaaTCAGATCAGCCGACGAACCTATGACGACATTTTACAAGTGTTGCAAATGTGGACACCGCTGGAGAGAGAACTAA
- a CDS encoding Heat shock protein SSC1, mitochondrial produces MKRVAELQLAEEVKNAVITVPAYFNDSQRQATKTAGELVGLNVVRVINEPTAASLAYGIGSKDKKKGIVAVYDLGGGTFDISILDIEAGVFEVRSTNGDTHLGGEDLDNILVEFILKRFQTKTGIDLRQDKIAVQRIRQAAEKAKIELSHVKSTTIDLPFITKTESISIPLTEEELDNMSSDLIERTILPVRKALKDADLKVQDIDEVILVGGMTRMPKIRNTVENFFGIKPTTEVNPDEAVALGAAIQGAVLSGEVKDVLLLDVTPLTLGIETYGGMFSPLLPRNSTVPCRVTQMYSTAVDGQSSIDINVYQGERPLVQDNILIGKFKLTDIPPLPKGTPQIEVMFDVDADGIIKVSARDKETGKKSSITVFGKGGLTEEEVKRLVDESKQTTEQDQVKLNFLKLVNNLELIVFDTEQVLKDIENYVDTNEATTLKRKLNTVKKMIDDSRKGDLFDQDLIKAAQEELQEEALQVIQKAAERSKTQRKAEN; encoded by the coding sequence ATGAAAAGGGTTGCTGAGCTACAACTAGCTGAAGAGGTAAAAAATGCGGTTATTACAGTTCCCGCTTACTTTAACGACTCACAACGGCAGGCTACCAAGACAGCAGGTGAGTTAGTTGGACTCAATGTGGTAAGGGTGATAAATGAGCCTACGGCTGCTTCACTAGCTTATGGTATTGGAAGTaaggacaagaaaaaggGGATTGTTGCGGTTTATGATTTAGGCGGCGGAACATTTGACATTTCGATACTTGATATTGAAGCCGGTGTATTTGAGGTGCGATCCACCAATGGCGACACACATCTTGGAGGCGAAGACCTGGACAATATATTAGTTGAGTTTATTTTGAAACGATTCCAAACGAAAACCGGTATCGATCTTCGTCAAGATAAAATTGCTGTTCAAAGAATTCGTCAAGCTGCGGAGAAGGCCAAAATTGAGCTATCACATGTGAAGAGTACTACAATTGATTTGCCTTTTATTACCAAAACTGAAAGCATCAGTATACCTCTCACAGAAGAGGAGCTTGATAACATGAGTTCGGATCTGATTGAGCGGACAATACTTCCGGTCAGAAAAGCTCTCAAAGACGCCGACTTGAAAGTGCAAGATATCGACGAAGTCATTCTAGTTGGTGGGATGACCAGAATGCCTAAAATAAGAAATACTGTCGAGAATTTTTTTGGTATAAAGCCAACAACTGAAGTTAATCCTGATGAGGCTGTGGCTCTTGGCGCTGCTATTCAAGGCGCTGTCCTTTCAGGAGAAGTGAAGGATGTCTTACTTTTGGACGTTACACCATTGACTCTCGGAATTGAAACATATGGGGGCATGTTTTCACCACTTTTGCCACGTAATTCTACGGTGCCCTGCAGAGTTACTCAAATGTATTCAACCGCTGTGGATGGGCAAAGCTCCATAGACATCAATGTCTATCAAGGAGAACGGCCGTTGGTGCAGGACAACATATTAATCGGAAAGTTCAAACTGACTGATATTCCACCTTTGCCCAAGGGCACGCCGCAAATTGAAGTGATGTTTGATGTTGACGCGGATGGGATCATCAAAGTGAGTGCAAGAGATAAAGAAACTGGAAAGAAATCATCAATTACCGTGTTTGGAAAGGGTGGTCTAACTGAAGAGGAAGTCAAACGGTTGGTAGATGAAAGTAAACAAACAACAGAGCAAGATCAGGTAAAACTCAATTTCTTGAAGTTAGTCAACAACTTGGAATTAATAGTGTTTGATACCGAACAAGTTCTCAAGGATATTGAGAACTATGTGGATACAAACGAGGCAACCACATTAAAGCGAAAACTTAACACCGTCAAAAAGATGATTGATGATTCAAGAAAAGGGGACCTGTTCGACCAAGATCTCATCAAGGCAGCACAAGAAGAATTACAGGAGGAAGCATTGCAAGTTATACAGAAGGCAGCTGAAAGAAGTAAGACACAACGAAAAGCCGAAAATTGA